A genome region from Gadus chalcogrammus isolate NIFS_2021 chromosome 5, NIFS_Gcha_1.0, whole genome shotgun sequence includes the following:
- the ccr6b gene encoding C-C chemokine receptor type 6 isoform X2, with translation MTSSMLNTTTSDYYYDSGTLQPGMEDEDICPLDPDPDGTLVQTYVHSFICVFGLMGNLLVIVTYAFYKRSRTMTDLFLLNVAVADLLFVATLPLTIYNEQLGWPMAPGACKAARGLYSINLYAGMLLLACVGGDRYVAIVHARRSFGAGSRSLIQRRLVCGAVWGLAVALSLPTLIYTERIEEADLLRGEAVSVTCALNFDGKLMKVLVPTLQVGVGFLLPLALMAFCYGSVLRCLFRAQDGGQRRKAVRVVLAVVVVFVVCQLPYNAALLSHTAGLFRERSCEAERRKLSVMAFSRSVAYLHCCLNPVLYAFVGVKFRRHFRKILQDTWCLGKRFVQPGCSSSNAATSVYVLGRRSTSVSQNGSSFSV, from the exons ATG ACTTCCTCTATGCTTAACACCACGACCAGCGATTACTATTACGACTCGGGCACTTTACAGCCAGGGATGGAGGACGAGGATATCTGCCCCCTCGACCCCGACCCCGATGGGACCCTGGTGCAGACCTACGTCCACTCCTTCATCTGCGTGTTCGGCCTGATGGGCAACCTCCTGGTCATAGTCACCTACGCCTTCTACAAGAGGAGCCGCACCATGACGGACCTCTTCCTGCTCAACGTGGCCGTGGCCGACCTGCTCTTCGTCGCCACCCTCCCGCTCACCATCTACAACGAGCAGCTGGGCTGGCCCATGGCCCCCGGGGCGTGCAAGGCGGCGAGGGGCCTCTACAGCATTAACCTCTACGCCGGCATGCTCCTGCTGGCGTGCGTCGGCGGCGACCGCTACGTGGCCATCGTCCACGCCCGGCGCTCCTTCGGCGCCGGCTCTCGCTCCCTGATCCAGCGCCGCCTGGTCTGCGGGGCGGTGTGGGGGCTGGCCGTGGCCCTGTCCCTCCCCACTCTCATCTACACGGAGCGTATCGAGGAGGCGGACCTCTTGCGAGGTGAGGCCGTGTCTGTGACTTGCGCGCTGAACTTTGACGGCAAGCTGATGAAGGTGCTGGTGCCCACCCTCCAGGTGGGGGTGGGCTTCCTGCTGCCCCTGGCTCTCATGGCGTTCTGCTACGGCAGCGTGCTGCGCTGCCTGTTCAGGGCGCAGGACGGCGGCCAGAGGCGGAAGGCGGTGCGCGTGGTcctggccgtggtggtggtcttCGTGGTGTGTCAACTGCCGTACAACGCAGCGCTGCTGAGCCACACCGCCGGGCTGTTCCGGGAGAGGAGCTGCGAGGCGGAGCGGAGGAAGCTCAGCGTCATGGCGTTCAGCCGGAGCGTGGCCTACCTGCACTGCTGCCTCAACCCCGTCCTCTACGCCTTCGTCGGGGTCAAGTTCCGGCGCCACTTCCGGAAGATACTGCAGGACACGTGGTGTCTGGGGAAGAGGTTTGTTCAGCCCGGGTGCTCGTCGTCGAACGCGGCGACCAGTGTGTACGTCTTGGGCCGCAGGTCCACCAGCGTCTCTCAAAATGGGTCGTCTTTTAGTGTGTGA
- the ccr6b gene encoding C-C chemokine receptor type 6 isoform X1, producing MCAPQTRRASQLTCPCRCRTLQVQTSSMLNTTTSDYYYDSGTLQPGMEDEDICPLDPDPDGTLVQTYVHSFICVFGLMGNLLVIVTYAFYKRSRTMTDLFLLNVAVADLLFVATLPLTIYNEQLGWPMAPGACKAARGLYSINLYAGMLLLACVGGDRYVAIVHARRSFGAGSRSLIQRRLVCGAVWGLAVALSLPTLIYTERIEEADLLRGEAVSVTCALNFDGKLMKVLVPTLQVGVGFLLPLALMAFCYGSVLRCLFRAQDGGQRRKAVRVVLAVVVVFVVCQLPYNAALLSHTAGLFRERSCEAERRKLSVMAFSRSVAYLHCCLNPVLYAFVGVKFRRHFRKILQDTWCLGKRFVQPGCSSSNAATSVYVLGRRSTSVSQNGSSFSV from the coding sequence ACTTCCTCTATGCTTAACACCACGACCAGCGATTACTATTACGACTCGGGCACTTTACAGCCAGGGATGGAGGACGAGGATATCTGCCCCCTCGACCCCGACCCCGATGGGACCCTGGTGCAGACCTACGTCCACTCCTTCATCTGCGTGTTCGGCCTGATGGGCAACCTCCTGGTCATAGTCACCTACGCCTTCTACAAGAGGAGCCGCACCATGACGGACCTCTTCCTGCTCAACGTGGCCGTGGCCGACCTGCTCTTCGTCGCCACCCTCCCGCTCACCATCTACAACGAGCAGCTGGGCTGGCCCATGGCCCCCGGGGCGTGCAAGGCGGCGAGGGGCCTCTACAGCATTAACCTCTACGCCGGCATGCTCCTGCTGGCGTGCGTCGGCGGCGACCGCTACGTGGCCATCGTCCACGCCCGGCGCTCCTTCGGCGCCGGCTCTCGCTCCCTGATCCAGCGCCGCCTGGTCTGCGGGGCGGTGTGGGGGCTGGCCGTGGCCCTGTCCCTCCCCACTCTCATCTACACGGAGCGTATCGAGGAGGCGGACCTCTTGCGAGGTGAGGCCGTGTCTGTGACTTGCGCGCTGAACTTTGACGGCAAGCTGATGAAGGTGCTGGTGCCCACCCTCCAGGTGGGGGTGGGCTTCCTGCTGCCCCTGGCTCTCATGGCGTTCTGCTACGGCAGCGTGCTGCGCTGCCTGTTCAGGGCGCAGGACGGCGGCCAGAGGCGGAAGGCGGTGCGCGTGGTcctggccgtggtggtggtcttCGTGGTGTGTCAACTGCCGTACAACGCAGCGCTGCTGAGCCACACCGCCGGGCTGTTCCGGGAGAGGAGCTGCGAGGCGGAGCGGAGGAAGCTCAGCGTCATGGCGTTCAGCCGGAGCGTGGCCTACCTGCACTGCTGCCTCAACCCCGTCCTCTACGCCTTCGTCGGGGTCAAGTTCCGGCGCCACTTCCGGAAGATACTGCAGGACACGTGGTGTCTGGGGAAGAGGTTTGTTCAGCCCGGGTGCTCGTCGTCGAACGCGGCGACCAGTGTGTACGTCTTGGGCCGCAGGTCCACCAGCGTCTCTCAAAATGGGTCGTCTTTTAGTGTGTGA
- the ccr6b gene encoding C-C chemokine receptor type 6 isoform X3, translating to MLNTTTSDYYYDSGTLQPGMEDEDICPLDPDPDGTLVQTYVHSFICVFGLMGNLLVIVTYAFYKRSRTMTDLFLLNVAVADLLFVATLPLTIYNEQLGWPMAPGACKAARGLYSINLYAGMLLLACVGGDRYVAIVHARRSFGAGSRSLIQRRLVCGAVWGLAVALSLPTLIYTERIEEADLLRGEAVSVTCALNFDGKLMKVLVPTLQVGVGFLLPLALMAFCYGSVLRCLFRAQDGGQRRKAVRVVLAVVVVFVVCQLPYNAALLSHTAGLFRERSCEAERRKLSVMAFSRSVAYLHCCLNPVLYAFVGVKFRRHFRKILQDTWCLGKRFVQPGCSSSNAATSVYVLGRRSTSVSQNGSSFSV from the coding sequence ATGCTTAACACCACGACCAGCGATTACTATTACGACTCGGGCACTTTACAGCCAGGGATGGAGGACGAGGATATCTGCCCCCTCGACCCCGACCCCGATGGGACCCTGGTGCAGACCTACGTCCACTCCTTCATCTGCGTGTTCGGCCTGATGGGCAACCTCCTGGTCATAGTCACCTACGCCTTCTACAAGAGGAGCCGCACCATGACGGACCTCTTCCTGCTCAACGTGGCCGTGGCCGACCTGCTCTTCGTCGCCACCCTCCCGCTCACCATCTACAACGAGCAGCTGGGCTGGCCCATGGCCCCCGGGGCGTGCAAGGCGGCGAGGGGCCTCTACAGCATTAACCTCTACGCCGGCATGCTCCTGCTGGCGTGCGTCGGCGGCGACCGCTACGTGGCCATCGTCCACGCCCGGCGCTCCTTCGGCGCCGGCTCTCGCTCCCTGATCCAGCGCCGCCTGGTCTGCGGGGCGGTGTGGGGGCTGGCCGTGGCCCTGTCCCTCCCCACTCTCATCTACACGGAGCGTATCGAGGAGGCGGACCTCTTGCGAGGTGAGGCCGTGTCTGTGACTTGCGCGCTGAACTTTGACGGCAAGCTGATGAAGGTGCTGGTGCCCACCCTCCAGGTGGGGGTGGGCTTCCTGCTGCCCCTGGCTCTCATGGCGTTCTGCTACGGCAGCGTGCTGCGCTGCCTGTTCAGGGCGCAGGACGGCGGCCAGAGGCGGAAGGCGGTGCGCGTGGTcctggccgtggtggtggtcttCGTGGTGTGTCAACTGCCGTACAACGCAGCGCTGCTGAGCCACACCGCCGGGCTGTTCCGGGAGAGGAGCTGCGAGGCGGAGCGGAGGAAGCTCAGCGTCATGGCGTTCAGCCGGAGCGTGGCCTACCTGCACTGCTGCCTCAACCCCGTCCTCTACGCCTTCGTCGGGGTCAAGTTCCGGCGCCACTTCCGGAAGATACTGCAGGACACGTGGTGTCTGGGGAAGAGGTTTGTTCAGCCCGGGTGCTCGTCGTCGAACGCGGCGACCAGTGTGTACGTCTTGGGCCGCAGGTCCACCAGCGTCTCTCAAAATGGGTCGTCTTTTAGTGTGTGA